CCAGCTTTAGTCATGATGGGTTTTGGTTTTCGACAGGTGTGACTTTCCGCTGTCAAGTAGCAAACCTGCTGCAGTCTAACTCTGAGATTTGTTCTCCTGCTGCGAGCTTcacttttgtagttttttgcCTGTGTTTTGTTGAGGTTAAAGACAATCTTTTATTAGTAagactgaaatacattttacatcacacacaATGATTTGTTGATATTTCACACTTTGTTGAATCTGAATGAGAGCCAGTACCGACACAAATAAAGTACAAGTTGTCGACTCCTGAAAACACTCACATTGGTCACTGGAAACCAACATCTGATTTGTGCAAGGTTTATCCATCAAGATGTTTTGAACAGGAATGTTGTTTTTGACCTTTTCACCAGGTTTCAGTGTCCTGCATCAATCCTCTTTCTGTCAAACTGTGAAACTATACTCAAAACTTAGTTGCATTGGTGAGTTGCAAGTTGCATGAGATTTATGAAGGTTTACTGTTGCACGAAATATTTCAGGCTCAGCTGAAAGTACAAGCAATATCTTCGTACTGCATGGTAGACAACATTAAAGGTTAATTTGTAGAATCACATTGCACACAACTTCTTAGTTACACACAGGTGCTAATACACAGAGCACCTCCATTGAGATTTAAGGTCTTTAGCAATCTTAAGCCAAATGGGGTTGTATGACATGTAATCAGAGATTTCATTGTCTGCTACAGATGACTAAACTTGCCAGTTTCACGTTTGGATATGGGTTTTCAGATACCAGCACTTTGTTCAAAGCATACTGTGTAATTACAAAACATAGCATAACCAACCATGAGGTATGTGTGTAAGTCTGCATAGACTTAAAAACACTTGTTGGACAATGTAGAAACTGTGTTAGTTGTCAGTCAGATCAATCAGACTTCACTGGGAGGAGTTATAGAATGTGACCTGGCCCGGGTGCATGCTTGCTTgagaaaaaatgataaattttGGTACTGCTAACTCACAGAAAATTGGCTTGACTCAGCAATGAATGGTGCCTCAAATGGCAGATGTGGCAGTCTGTTTTGCactgtgaaacacattttcccTGTTTAAAAACATATCAGTTGGGagaatgtgtttatgtgtgtgtgtgatttgtctCTTGACATCAGTGCCAATCCTTTGTTCCTGGCAATTCATTTCTTttgcaacaaaaaataatgaacagtgGAGCAATGTTGCCCTAATGCTTAAGATTGCTTCTGTTGTCTAACATAAAGTCTGATGTGATCTGATCTGGAAAAAAGTTAATCAAACTTACTAAAAGCTGTAGTAGGCTTGAGACTGATTcagtttagctttttttttgccagtttcctgcaaatgtttcacCCCCATCCCCCAAACCCCTCCCCGACACCACTGGTTTCCAAATGTCAGGACCCCAAAATGGGTGTGCAAAGTTTATAAATAGGTCTTTGGGTTATtttgaacaaaatgaaatgtaagcAGTGCTGGTTAAGCCTTTACTGGCCTGCGAAGTCAGATCTAAGTTTCCTGAGGAAACATCTGGAAACCACTGGTCGCCCTCTTACTGCTCTTTATCTGACAGTAGTGTTGCTTTCTCCCCAGGTTGTAGGGCTGTTGTTTAGCAGTCAGTATGGCGGTAGTCATCAGGCTGCAGGGTCTGCCCATAGTGGCCGGCACCATGGACATCAGACACTTCTTCTCTGGCCTCACCATCCCTGACGGGGGAGTGCACATCGTGGGGGGTGAGCATGGCGAGGCCTTCATCGTCTTTGCCACTGACGAGGATGCTCGGCTGGGGATGATGCGTACAGGTGGGTCCATTAAGGGCTCCAAAGTGTCGCTGTTGCTAAGCAGCAAGACAGAAATGCAGAATATGATTGAACTCAGCCGCCGCAGGTTTGAGGCTGGGGCAGGTGCTGTGGAAACGGCTGCATCTACAGCAGGAAACGCAAACCGACAAGTGGCTGCCCCCATACCCACAGTTCAGCCAGGGGCAGGTGGGAGAAGCGGTAGCCATGGAAACCAGGGTTTTAGTAACACCCCAGTCTCAGTAACAGCAGCAAGCTCATCTCAAGAGCCACCAAACATCAAGGCAGTGGCCAGTGTGGTGCCCAGTTTCCCCAACAGCTACAGCTCCGCCCCCACAATCACCACAGCTCTGGCATCACTCAATGCGGGCCCCCCACCCATCCCTCCACTTCCAAGCATGCCTTCCATGCCACCCATGCCAACACTGCCCACCATTCCAGTTCCTCCCCCTGTGTCCTCCCTTCCCCCTGTCCCTACTGTCTCCCCACTATCCCAAGGACCTCCAGTGCCTCCTATGTCCCACCTCCCCCATATGTCCTCACTGCCTCCTTTCAACCCGTCGCTACCTCCCCCTGCAGGACTGGGCTCCGGCCTCCCTCTTGGAACCCCCAACCCCATGCTGTTCAACCCTCTTTCTCCCCTGGCCTCTCTTGGCCTCCAGGCTCATATGAAGGCTGCTGTTGCAGCCAGTGGAGCAGGAGGAATGAATCCCGATGAGTTGTTTGTCCTTCTGCAGAACCTCCCATTCTCCTGCTCAGAGGTGGATGTCAGGAGTTTTTTCCGGGGTTTGGGGGTAGATGGGGTTCGCCTGCTGAGGGATGGACAGGGCCGGCCAACTGGCAGGGCTATGGTGAAGTTTTTCTCGCCCCAGGACAGCTTCGAAGCTGTGAAGAGGGGAGGTGGCATGATGGGCCAAAGGTTCATTGAGATCACTCCGGGCTCTGAGCGGCAATGGATCAGCCTCAATGACGGCACACCAGGCAATGCTCCTCATAATAGCATCAAATCAAATAATGAGTCACAGGACCAGCAGCACCGTCGGGGTAATGTTGGGGCAGGAGGCAGGGATCAGCGAGGAAGGTCAAGATCTCCCCACCGCCAGGAGTTCTGTGTGTACCTGAAGGGCCTTCCCTATGAGGCAGACAAGAAACAGATAAAGGATTTCTTTAACAATTTGGCCATCATAGAGGATAGTGTCTACATTGCCTATGGGCCCAATGGGCGAGCCACAGGAGAGGGCTTCCTTGAATTCAAAACAGAACAGGACTACAAGACTGCTCTGGGTGCTCACATGCAGTACATGGGCACCCGCTTCATCCAGGTTCACCCAATCAGCCGGAAGGGCATGCTCGAAAAAATTGACACCATCCGCAAACGTGAAGCATCACAGGGTGATGGCAAGAATCAGGATGGCTTGAAAGCTCCAAGGAACTGTGCCCACATCACCAACATCCCTTACAATGTCTCCAAGAAGGATGTCCGTGCCTTCCTCGAGGGTGTGGGGCTTTACGAGGACACCCTAAAGGTTCTGACAGATAGTCATGGCAATGGTTTAGGCCAAGCTATCTTCCAGCTGCGGACAGAGGAAGACGCCCGCAAAGCTGAGAGACTGCACCGTCAAAAACTCAATGGCCGCGATGCTTTTGTCCACCTGGTGACCTTTGACCAGATGAAGGAAATTGAGAGGAACCCACCTCCCCAGAATAAGAGAGGCCAACGCAACCAGAACCAGCTGAACCAAAATCAAAACCAACACCAGAACCAACATCAACAAGCCCAGCCCAGTCCCCAGCAACCCCAGATAAACCCATTTGCTGGCATTAGTGGCGAGGAGTTTAACTTTCTCAGAAACACCATGGGGAACCTCAACAGTGCCCCCTTTGTGAGTCCATTCTCAGCCCCAGGGAATGGGCTGGCAGgccctcctcctctacctcctctgGCAGCAGGGTTGGGGGATGTGAATCTGGGCGTGGCTCCTCCACTTGTTGCTGGTCTCCCTGGAGCTCCGATCCTGGAGCCACCAGGCTTTCGGCCCGGTGCTGCAGGAGGAGCCCCTTTCAGCCAGGATGGACTGAGAGGGTTGGCCCCCTTTGACAATGCCAACACTaaaggaggtagaggaggacaGAATCGAGGGGGAGGGGCTAACAACAACCAAGGGCGTCCAGGGGGCGGGGCTGCTGGTGGACAGCAGGTGTTCAGTCCCGGACCTGATGGTCTCCGTAACCAGCCAGCCCCTGGTGGATCTAACAATCCTAACGGTCAACGTGGTGCTGCTGGTCCAACAATTGTAAAGCTTCAGAACATGCCATTCACTGTAACTGTGGATGAGATTATGGACTTCTTTTACGGTTACCAGGTGCTGCCAGGCTCAGTCTGCCTGCAGTTCAGTGAGAAAGGCCTTCCAACTGGCGAGGCAATGGTGGCTTTTCAGAACCATGAGGAAGCCACTGCCGCTGTAATGGACCTGAATGACCGACCTATTGGAGCACGCAAGGTCAAAATAAGCCTAGGTTAAAGCCCCACCTAAAACAGACTgactgcagataaaaaaaatcttaaaaactACCTTAATCCACCATCCAGGCAAAACAAAGCCAGCATAAACCATACCTGATTCTGGACTCAACTGTTAGCAGCTCAGTTTAGACATCGCCCACTGAAGCCCCTCCCCCTGTGTAGATAATGTCAGGTAAGCCCCACCCCCCCAGTCTGTCCAGTAGGGAGACTTTGATCCAGACATTGCTCttttctgcagctcctccactgAGTCTGAGCACaaattgatgatgatgttgttgttggcGGGATTGTGGTCCTTTCTTACCCTGTTTTCAGTGCAGTTTATTGTCAAGTCATGTCCAGCGTTGACACACTGAACATATTTACCTGTtttgttgctatggtaacaTGATGACTATAATGTGGCTGACAAACACTGTTGCTGTATGTGCTTACCTATGCTGTGCTGCTGGGGTTTAAAGTGTACATGCTCTGTTGCTGTGGTGAAATAATGACGAAAAGCTGTGTTGCCATGATCAAGTGTTTATGCTCTGTTACTATGATGACATTTCTTGCCATGGTAAAATCTGTACATGCTCTGTTGCTGTGGTAAAGTCTTCACACTCTCTTTTGCTATAGTAAAATTATAAAAAGCTTTGTTGCCATAATCAAATGTTTATGCTCTCTTTCCACTGTAAAAGGCTGACACTCTTGCTATGCTAAATGTTGACACAATTCTGTGTTGCAGCAAAACGCAGTTGCTTTGTAGAGGATGCGGGATGGGCAGGATGcttactgtgttttgttttgtaaataatgACCTTGGCCCGCTGaatctttttctctgtcacatTTTTCTGATGTTGCTGTGTTTGAACAATGCCACCCCCAACACCCCCTCCCTTTCGGCAGCACATGCTCAATTGGTGTTTGGACTGTAGAGCGCTGAGATGAAGTCTGTAGAGTTTTTTAGTTTGataacttttttgttgtatgtatgtttgatagtgttttggatgttttcacCTTAAAgctcatttttatttctattgtcagtgtgaaaaaaaacctTGTATGATCGTATAACCATACATGATGTGGAGTCTCCTTTGCTTTGGCTAATAAAAGGACATTCCTGATGCACACCTGCTCACCTGTaatcagctctctctctcactgtctgctCTTCACTGCCTAATGATGCAAACTTTATGATGAATGGGTTCATTTGGTTAAGTGAGTCACTTGTTTGTAATGTTGTAAAACCTGAATGCAAGATGGGTTTTCTTTGGAATACAGATCGTCAATCGACAAGGTACCTAAAGTTGAATTTTGACCCAGTAAATGGCTCCAGGTTGTGCCCTGAGTAATCATTGCTTTTGCATTCTGTGACTCCGCCACAGAATCGATATAAATTAATTCAAGTTGAAACTACCACCTCTGCTACCAAATGGGCACAATGTTAAacttttctctgtattttccaCTGAAACAGTGGCTGAAGTCTGTTCTGTAGAACCACAAATGTagattattttttgcatttctgtgatgtttttaaGCGAACTACTGGTAATAGATTTCCGTTATATTCAGACAGGGAATCCTGGCATATTTAATTAACATTACCAACTCAGTTGATCAGTTTCACTTGTTTTGTCTCCTAGCACCTTTACACTGATGCTAACAGCAGGGCTAGTGCACAGGCTACCAAAGTAGCTAATGGCTGACAGGCCAGTATGGAGTCAAATCTTGCAAATTGTCATTGGATTCATTTGGCATTATTCACTGTTTCGTGTCATAAACAGCCAGAAAAAGTGCTGATGCTGGTTAATTCTCAGCATGCTGAAAGTGGAATTAGATGGAAACATGCGAAAAGCATTGTGACGTAACTTAAGAGTAGTGCAAGCGAAGGTACAAGTAGTTCACTTGGACTTTGAGGGGACTCCAAAGTGATCAATCTAGTTTTATTTAAGTGAGTAGTACGTGACTAATGAGGCTTATGTTACGTTTTTTACATCAGTTATCCCGAGGAAATGATCTAATGTTTAGGTTTATGTAAACATGGTTCAATAGTTGGCAGGATGAAACACAAGTGTCTTGATCTCGGCATAACTGCTTTCTGTCCTTCATGTTTTATCCAAGTAGGATTATTAATAAAGAGTCTTTCCACGAAGAGGAAAGACTCTTCAGGAAGTGGTTAACCTCCCAACAGGTACTCTGATAACAGTATTCAACTGGTTGTGCATGCAgttttgaagtgtgtgtgaaagaaacaGGCCTGAATAAAGTGAAGTCAAACACTGTCTAGTTAAATGGTTGTTGGTAAAAAGAtgattgtgtctgtgttgtggaCCTGGTGTGtggtgaaaaggaaaaaaaatatactggaataaaagaaaaatccagatGGCAGACGTCTGAACAGTGAGTCTGTATGGGTGGttgagtgtgtgacagaggtAAAATTATTGCTGAATGACTGAAGCTGAGCTGTCAATCACCCGCTGAGATTCCCCCCTACGACTGATCAATAGACAGACAAAGGCAGGACTTGCAGGTGAgtgttaaaaaacatgaaaaatgacagatACTGTATCAACAGTAGCCTGGAAATATGTAGTTGTAACCTGTACACCATCATCATTAATCACAATTGTAGATTCACCTTGAATGACCATAGAGGATGGCTAGAGGATAGGAGTAATAAAAAAGGGGGCGTTGGCTGCCTGTAAATAATAATTGGTGCATAGTACACTGTAGATGGTACAGGGTTGTTGTTAGATGGTATACCTTATCCTGTATTTGGGTTCTATGTAGGAGCCAATAAATGGTAGATGGTAAATGGTAGTGTGAAGATGGTGGTATGTCAATGGTAGTAT
This Pagrus major chromosome 6, Pma_NU_1.0 DNA region includes the following protein-coding sequences:
- the rbm12 gene encoding RNA-binding protein 12 gives rise to the protein MAVVIRLQGLPIVAGTMDIRHFFSGLTIPDGGVHIVGGEHGEAFIVFATDEDARLGMMRTGGSIKGSKVSLLLSSKTEMQNMIELSRRRFEAGAGAVETAASTAGNANRQVAAPIPTVQPGAGGRSGSHGNQGFSNTPVSVTAASSSQEPPNIKAVASVVPSFPNSYSSAPTITTALASLNAGPPPIPPLPSMPSMPPMPTLPTIPVPPPVSSLPPVPTVSPLSQGPPVPPMSHLPHMSSLPPFNPSLPPPAGLGSGLPLGTPNPMLFNPLSPLASLGLQAHMKAAVAASGAGGMNPDELFVLLQNLPFSCSEVDVRSFFRGLGVDGVRLLRDGQGRPTGRAMVKFFSPQDSFEAVKRGGGMMGQRFIEITPGSERQWISLNDGTPGNAPHNSIKSNNESQDQQHRRGNVGAGGRDQRGRSRSPHRQEFCVYLKGLPYEADKKQIKDFFNNLAIIEDSVYIAYGPNGRATGEGFLEFKTEQDYKTALGAHMQYMGTRFIQVHPISRKGMLEKIDTIRKREASQGDGKNQDGLKAPRNCAHITNIPYNVSKKDVRAFLEGVGLYEDTLKVLTDSHGNGLGQAIFQLRTEEDARKAERLHRQKLNGRDAFVHLVTFDQMKEIERNPPPQNKRGQRNQNQLNQNQNQHQNQHQQAQPSPQQPQINPFAGISGEEFNFLRNTMGNLNSAPFVSPFSAPGNGLAGPPPLPPLAAGLGDVNLGVAPPLVAGLPGAPILEPPGFRPGAAGGAPFSQDGLRGLAPFDNANTKGGRGGQNRGGGANNNQGRPGGGAAGGQQVFSPGPDGLRNQPAPGGSNNPNGQRGAAGPTIVKLQNMPFTVTVDEIMDFFYGYQVLPGSVCLQFSEKGLPTGEAMVAFQNHEEATAAVMDLNDRPIGARKVKISLG